In Streptomyces sp. NBC_00569, a single genomic region encodes these proteins:
- a CDS encoding 2-oxoacid:ferredoxin oxidoreductase subunit beta — protein sequence MADTGRTQGTGTIEALSLVPKAEAEQSMKDFKSDQEVRWCPGCGDYAILAAVQGFMPELGLAKENIVFVSGIGCSSRFPYYMNTYGMHSIHGRAPAIATGLASSRRDLSVWVVTGDGDALSIGGNHLIHALRRNVNLKILLFNNRIYGLTKGQYSPTSEVGKITKSTPMGSLDAPFNPVSLALGAEASFVARTVDSDRKHLTDVLRQAAAHPGTALVEIYQNCNIFNDGAFEVLKDKQQAQEAVIRLEHGQPIRFGTDLAKGVVRNPQSGDLEVVDVNEDNQSQILVHDAHAASPTTAFALSRLADPHTLHHTPIGVFRSTERPVYDVQMSEQLDEAIEQNGKGDLAALLAGGDTWTVVG from the coding sequence ATGGCTGACACCGGCCGCACGCAGGGCACGGGCACGATCGAGGCGCTCTCGCTGGTCCCCAAGGCCGAGGCCGAGCAGTCCATGAAGGACTTCAAGTCGGACCAGGAGGTGCGCTGGTGCCCGGGGTGCGGTGACTACGCGATCCTGGCCGCCGTGCAGGGTTTCATGCCCGAACTCGGGCTGGCGAAGGAGAACATCGTCTTCGTCTCGGGCATCGGCTGCTCGTCCCGCTTCCCGTACTACATGAACACCTACGGGATGCACTCCATCCACGGCCGCGCCCCGGCCATCGCGACCGGTCTGGCCTCCAGCCGGCGGGACCTGTCGGTGTGGGTGGTCACCGGTGACGGCGACGCGCTGTCCATCGGCGGCAACCACCTCATCCACGCTCTGCGCCGCAACGTGAACCTGAAGATCCTGCTCTTCAACAACCGGATCTACGGGCTGACCAAGGGCCAGTACTCGCCCACCTCCGAGGTCGGCAAGATCACCAAGTCGACGCCGATGGGCTCCCTGGACGCGCCCTTCAACCCGGTGTCCCTCGCCCTGGGCGCGGAAGCCTCGTTCGTGGCCCGCACCGTCGACTCCGACCGTAAACACCTCACCGACGTCCTGCGGCAGGCGGCCGCCCACCCCGGCACGGCACTGGTGGAGATCTACCAGAACTGCAACATCTTCAACGACGGCGCCTTCGAAGTCCTCAAGGACAAGCAGCAGGCCCAGGAGGCGGTCATCCGCCTCGAACACGGACAGCCCATCCGCTTCGGCACCGACCTCGCCAAGGGCGTCGTGCGCAACCCGCAGAGCGGTGACCTGGAGGTCGTCGACGTGAACGAGGACAACCAGTCACAGATCCTCGTCCACGACGCACACGCCGCCTCCCCCACGACCGCGTTCGCCCTGTCCCGCCTGGCCGACCCGCACACCCTGCACCACACACCCATCGGCGTCTTCCGCTCCACCGAGCGGCCCGTCTACGACGTCCAGATGTCCGAACAGCTCGACGAAGCCATCGAACAGAACGGAAAAGGCGACCTGGCCGCACTGCTCGCCGGCGGCGACACCTGGACCGTCGTGGGATGA
- a CDS encoding DUF6059 family protein: MSIVTKILREIYNSLTAAGWMWLGLPVLDPPQVRPAPNLDEPPRGHPERLRPDIALTTTELALQRQLVAPIGDQR; the protein is encoded by the coding sequence ATGAGCATCGTCACGAAGATCCTGCGCGAGATCTACAACTCGCTGACCGCCGCGGGGTGGATGTGGCTGGGGCTGCCCGTCCTGGACCCACCGCAGGTCCGGCCCGCGCCGAACCTGGACGAGCCGCCCCGGGGCCACCCCGAGCGGCTTCGCCCGGACATCGCGCTGACCACGACCGAACTCGCGCTGCAGAGGCAGCTCGTGGCGCCGATCGGGGACCAGCGGTGA
- a CDS encoding acyltransferase domain-containing protein has protein sequence MSLTSHTAVVRRLIVSPGPAPQEQAPVVASAAAVSAVLRAFGRSPEDLPARTVVLIGSAAVDPALRAEHEGFTVLTTATPGLALRRAHHELHLGTADLALVAGFGEPDAHTITVYAVKRAAEAVADGDAVLGVLDMTATAHAPEATPTLRPLHQNPRGTDPDRHRLILWSGRNAEDEARVRGELLPMLSGIHREAYPALPTAVPCGTPPGPVRGAAVAVSALAARTVHQARAVDVSRPRPVALLFPGQGSQHAGMAAGLYRREPVFTAAVDAALSHMGEEGSRVRADWLDPKRAAIGIDDVRRAQPLLFAIDYALGRMILSWGVRPTAFLGHSAGELVAATFAGVVSLRDAVAMVQARVREAVKIPAGGMLAVAASEERLRPYLTDGVGIAAVNANQQVMLAGSDKPLGEVADRLRADGLTVVTVPATSPFHSPAMAPASDAIETDYREIPLREPRLPLYSGYTGTLMSAEAARSPRFWADQITDTVHFRNALDELLAADDVLLIEAGPRQTLTAFARRHRSVRLGAGAVSPLLPARAGTPEADRQSVLNAAARIWTEGHDLDLNAIARLWTWSDEDAPAAAGSTTPHTPAKTLVA, from the coding sequence ATGTCACTCACGTCCCACACTGCGGTGGTCCGCCGGCTGATCGTCAGCCCCGGCCCGGCTCCGCAGGAGCAGGCGCCGGTCGTGGCCTCGGCCGCCGCCGTCTCGGCCGTACTGCGCGCCTTCGGCCGTTCCCCCGAGGACCTGCCGGCCCGGACCGTCGTCCTCATCGGCTCCGCCGCCGTCGACCCCGCCCTGCGGGCCGAACACGAAGGGTTCACCGTCCTGACGACGGCCACCCCCGGTCTCGCCCTGCGCCGCGCCCACCACGAACTCCACCTCGGCACCGCCGACCTCGCCCTCGTCGCGGGCTTCGGCGAACCCGATGCCCACACCATCACCGTGTACGCCGTGAAGCGCGCCGCGGAGGCGGTGGCCGACGGGGACGCCGTCCTGGGCGTACTCGACATGACGGCGACGGCCCACGCCCCGGAAGCCACCCCGACCCTGCGGCCCCTGCATCAGAACCCGCGCGGCACCGACCCCGACCGCCACCGCCTGATCCTCTGGTCGGGCCGGAACGCGGAGGACGAGGCCCGGGTGCGCGGCGAACTCCTGCCGATGCTCAGCGGCATCCACCGGGAGGCGTACCCCGCCCTGCCGACCGCGGTGCCCTGTGGGACCCCTCCAGGCCCCGTACGCGGTGCGGCCGTCGCCGTGTCCGCCCTCGCCGCCCGCACGGTCCACCAGGCCCGCGCCGTCGACGTGTCCCGCCCGCGCCCCGTCGCCCTGCTGTTTCCCGGTCAGGGCTCGCAGCACGCCGGAATGGCGGCCGGCCTCTACCGTCGCGAACCCGTCTTCACCGCGGCCGTCGACGCGGCCCTGTCCCACATGGGCGAGGAAGGCTCCCGGGTGCGTGCCGACTGGCTCGACCCGAAGCGTGCCGCCATCGGCATCGACGACGTACGCCGGGCCCAGCCACTGCTGTTCGCTATCGACTACGCGCTGGGCCGCATGATCCTCAGCTGGGGTGTACGCCCCACGGCCTTCCTCGGCCACAGCGCGGGCGAACTCGTGGCGGCGACCTTCGCCGGTGTCGTCTCCCTGCGCGACGCCGTCGCCATGGTCCAGGCCCGGGTCAGGGAGGCCGTGAAGATCCCGGCCGGCGGCATGCTCGCCGTCGCCGCGAGCGAGGAGCGGCTGCGCCCCTACCTGACGGACGGGGTGGGCATCGCGGCCGTCAACGCCAACCAGCAGGTGATGCTGGCCGGTTCGGACAAGCCCCTCGGCGAGGTCGCCGACCGCCTTCGCGCGGACGGACTCACGGTCGTCACGGTCCCCGCCACCAGCCCCTTCCACTCCCCGGCGATGGCACCGGCCTCCGACGCGATCGAGACCGACTACCGCGAGATCCCGCTGCGCGAGCCCAGACTGCCCCTCTACTCCGGCTACACCGGCACCCTGATGAGCGCGGAGGCCGCGCGCAGTCCGCGCTTCTGGGCCGACCAGATCACCGACACCGTCCACTTCCGCAACGCCCTGGACGAGCTCCTTGCGGCCGACGACGTCCTGCTCATCGAGGCGGGCCCCCGCCAGACGCTCACCGCATTCGCCCGCAGGCACCGCTCGGTCCGCCTCGGCGCCGGCGCGGTCTCCCCGCTCCTCCCGGCCCGCGCGGGCACTCCCGAGGCCGACCGGCAGTCCGTGCTCAACGCCGCCGCCCGCATCTGGACCGAGGGCCATGACCTGGATCTGAACGCGATCGCCCGGCTGTGGACGTGGAGCGACGAGGACGCACCCGCGGCGGCCGGCAGCACGACGCCGCACACACCCGCGAAGACTCTGGTCGCATGA
- a CDS encoding acyl carrier protein yields the protein MTTSTATVTLADLTRMLRESAGEEEGVDLDGDVIDTPFIELGYDSLALLQVIGEIQRDYGISIPDDAVVDAETPGALLALINSGRTPAA from the coding sequence ATGACCACCTCCACCGCCACCGTGACCCTGGCCGACCTGACCCGCATGCTCCGCGAGAGCGCGGGCGAGGAGGAGGGTGTCGACCTCGACGGCGATGTCATCGACACGCCGTTCATCGAGCTCGGCTACGACTCCCTCGCCCTGCTCCAGGTCATCGGCGAGATACAGCGCGACTACGGCATCAGCATCCCCGACGACGCCGTGGTCGACGCGGAGACCCCGGGCGCGCTCCTCGCCCTCATCAACTCCGGCCGGACGCCCGCCGCCTGA
- a CDS encoding ketosynthase chain-length factor: MTAVVTGLGITAPNGLGTEEFWKATLAGESGLGPVTRFDAAQYPSRIAGEVSGYVAEEHIPSRLMPQTDHMTRLALTAADWALKDAGIDTDELPEYGIGVVTAASGGAVEFGQRELQNLWSKGKEYVSAYQSFAWFYAVNTGQISIRHKLRGPSGVLLTEQAGGIDAIGHARRHIRKGFPAVIAGGVDAAICPWGWVPQIASGLMSTVDDPTRAYLPFAAEAGGYVPGEGGAILLVEEAGSAAARGAGHVYGEIAGYAATLDPAPGTGRPPGLRRAAENALADAGITAGDIDVVFADAAGVPDLDRAEAQALTELFGPAGVPVTAPKTMTGRLLAGGAALDAATALLALRDKVVPPTVHVTAPAPEHTIDLVTEAREADLRTALVLARGHGGFNAALVVRRAA, from the coding sequence ATGACCGCCGTCGTGACCGGCCTGGGGATCACCGCCCCCAACGGCCTCGGCACCGAGGAGTTCTGGAAGGCCACCCTGGCGGGCGAGTCGGGCCTCGGACCCGTCACCCGCTTCGACGCCGCCCAGTACCCGTCCCGCATCGCCGGCGAGGTGTCCGGGTACGTCGCCGAGGAGCACATCCCCAGCCGGCTGATGCCGCAGACCGACCACATGACGCGCCTCGCGCTGACCGCGGCGGACTGGGCGCTGAAGGACGCGGGGATCGACACCGACGAACTCCCCGAGTACGGCATCGGCGTGGTCACGGCCGCGTCCGGCGGAGCCGTCGAGTTCGGCCAGCGCGAACTCCAGAACCTGTGGAGCAAGGGCAAGGAGTACGTCAGCGCCTACCAGTCCTTCGCCTGGTTCTACGCGGTCAACACGGGACAGATCTCCATCCGGCACAAGCTGCGCGGCCCCAGCGGCGTCCTGCTCACCGAGCAGGCCGGCGGCATCGACGCCATCGGGCACGCCCGCCGGCACATCCGCAAGGGCTTCCCCGCCGTCATCGCGGGCGGCGTCGACGCGGCCATCTGCCCCTGGGGATGGGTTCCGCAGATCGCCTCCGGCCTGATGAGCACCGTCGACGACCCCACCCGGGCCTACCTCCCGTTCGCCGCCGAGGCCGGCGGATACGTCCCGGGAGAGGGCGGCGCCATCCTGCTCGTCGAAGAGGCCGGCTCGGCCGCCGCGCGCGGCGCCGGGCACGTCTACGGCGAGATCGCCGGGTACGCGGCGACCCTCGACCCGGCCCCCGGCACCGGCCGCCCGCCCGGACTGCGCAGGGCCGCCGAGAACGCCCTCGCCGACGCCGGGATCACCGCCGGCGACATCGACGTCGTCTTCGCGGACGCCGCCGGCGTACCGGACCTGGACCGGGCCGAAGCCCAGGCACTGACCGAACTGTTCGGGCCGGCCGGTGTCCCCGTCACGGCTCCCAAGACGATGACCGGCCGCCTGCTCGCCGGGGGCGCCGCCCTCGACGCGGCGACCGCCCTGCTCGCCCTGCGCGACAAAGTCGTCCCGCCCACCGTCCATGTCACCGCTCCGGCCCCGGAGCACACCATCGACCTGGTCACCGAAGCACGCGAGGCCGATCTGCGCACCGCGCTCGTCCTCGCCCGCGGCCACGGCGGCTTCAACGCCGCACTCGTGGTGCGCCGCGCCGCCTGA
- a CDS encoding beta-ketoacyl-[acyl-carrier-protein] synthase family protein — MRRVAITGLGVVAPGGVGVKEYWELLTAGRTATRRISFYDPSPFRSQVAAEVDFDPFAAGLSQQETRRLDRAAQFAVVSTREALADSGLEISALDPGRVGTAVGSAVGCTTSLEREYAVVSDGGRKWNVDHEYAVPELYRHFVPSSLAAEVGRAAGAEGPAAVVSTGCTSGLDSLGHAVELIREGTADVMIAGATEAPISPITSACFDAILATTPRNDTPESACRPFDRTRSGLVLGEGAAILVLEELESAKRRGAHIYAEISGFASRCNAYHMTGLKPDGLEMAEAIDAALAESQLAPDAVDYINAHGSGTKMNDRHETGAFKRSLGEHAYRTPVSSIKSMIGHSLGAIGSLEIAACALAMKHGVLPPTANLHEPDPELDLDYIPLVAREQQTDVVLSVGSGFGGFQSAMVLARPDRRTV; from the coding sequence ATGCGCAGAGTCGCCATCACCGGCCTGGGCGTCGTGGCCCCGGGTGGGGTCGGTGTCAAGGAGTACTGGGAGCTGCTCACGGCGGGCCGCACGGCCACCCGCCGGATCTCCTTCTACGATCCCTCACCGTTCCGCTCGCAGGTCGCCGCCGAGGTCGACTTCGACCCCTTCGCGGCCGGGCTCTCCCAGCAGGAGACCCGCAGGCTCGACCGGGCCGCGCAGTTCGCGGTCGTCTCCACCCGTGAGGCCCTCGCCGACAGCGGCCTGGAGATCTCCGCCCTCGACCCCGGCCGCGTCGGCACGGCGGTCGGCAGCGCGGTCGGCTGCACCACCAGCCTGGAGCGCGAGTACGCCGTCGTCAGCGACGGCGGCCGCAAGTGGAACGTCGACCACGAGTACGCCGTACCCGAGCTGTACCGGCACTTCGTGCCCAGCTCGCTGGCCGCCGAGGTCGGCAGGGCCGCCGGAGCGGAGGGGCCGGCCGCGGTCGTGTCCACCGGATGCACCTCCGGTCTCGACTCCCTCGGCCACGCCGTGGAACTCATCCGCGAGGGCACGGCCGACGTCATGATCGCCGGTGCCACCGAGGCGCCCATCTCGCCGATCACCTCGGCCTGTTTCGACGCCATCCTCGCCACCACCCCCCGCAACGACACCCCGGAGAGCGCCTGCCGGCCCTTCGACCGGACCCGCAGCGGCCTCGTCCTCGGCGAGGGCGCCGCCATCCTGGTCCTGGAGGAACTGGAGAGCGCGAAGCGGCGCGGTGCCCATATCTACGCCGAGATCTCCGGGTTCGCCTCCCGCTGCAACGCGTACCACATGACCGGCCTCAAGCCGGACGGCCTCGAAATGGCGGAGGCCATCGACGCCGCGCTGGCCGAGTCGCAGCTCGCCCCGGACGCGGTCGACTACATCAACGCGCACGGCTCCGGCACCAAGATGAACGACCGCCACGAGACCGGCGCCTTCAAGCGCAGCCTCGGCGAGCACGCGTACCGCACCCCCGTGAGCTCCATCAAATCGATGATCGGCCACTCGCTCGGAGCCATCGGCTCCCTGGAGATCGCCGCCTGCGCCCTCGCGATGAAACACGGCGTCCTGCCGCCCACCGCGAACCTCCACGAGCCGGACCCCGAGCTCGACCTCGACTACATCCCGCTCGTCGCCCGCGAGCAGCAGACCGACGTGGTGCTCAGCGTGGGCAGCGGGTTCGGCGGATTCCAGAGCGCCATGGTGCTGGCCCGCCCGGACAGGAGGACCGTATGA
- a CDS encoding acyl-CoA carboxylase subunit beta — MTILDDITVSPAVPDLRRATAELRRLKEEVSRGPDPAATRRQHEKNKLTAHERLELLFDEGTFTEIEPLRRHRATGFGLEDRKPHGDGVVIGWGLVHGRTVFAYAHDFRVFAGALGEAHAAKVHKVMDLAADAGAPLVSLNDGAGARIQEGVTALAGYGGIFRRNVASSGVIPQISVMLGPCAGGAAYSPALTDYVFMVRETAQMFITGPDVVQAVTGEKITHNGLGGADVHATTSGVCHFAYDDEADCLEDVRFLIALLPSHNRELPPAVPCDDPADRRTDRLTDLVPADPGRSYDIRAVIEEIVDDGETFEVHEAWAPNVVCTLARLDGRTVGIVANQPAALAGVLDIHASEKAARFVSTCDSFNIPLVTLVDVPGFLPGVDQEHNGIIRHGAKLLHAYCNATVPRISLVLRKAYGGAYIVMDSRSIGADLAFAWPTNEIAVMGAEGAANVIFRREIAASDDPAAVRARRVDEYRTELMHPYFAAERGLVDDVIDPGDTRRILISSLAMLRSKRAEVPSRKHGNVPT, encoded by the coding sequence ATGACGATCCTCGACGACATCACCGTCAGTCCGGCAGTCCCCGACCTCCGCCGTGCCACCGCGGAACTGCGGCGGCTCAAGGAGGAGGTGAGTCGCGGGCCCGATCCCGCGGCCACCCGGCGGCAGCACGAGAAGAACAAACTCACCGCGCACGAGCGCCTCGAACTCCTCTTTGACGAGGGCACGTTCACCGAGATAGAGCCGCTGCGCAGGCACCGCGCCACCGGGTTCGGCCTGGAGGACCGCAAGCCGCACGGCGACGGTGTCGTGATCGGCTGGGGCCTGGTCCACGGCCGGACGGTCTTCGCCTACGCGCACGACTTCCGCGTCTTCGCCGGAGCACTCGGCGAGGCGCACGCCGCGAAGGTGCACAAGGTGATGGACCTCGCGGCGGACGCCGGTGCACCGCTCGTCAGCCTCAACGACGGTGCGGGCGCGCGTATCCAGGAGGGCGTCACCGCGCTCGCGGGCTACGGCGGCATCTTCCGCCGCAATGTCGCCTCCTCGGGGGTCATCCCGCAGATCAGCGTGATGCTGGGCCCCTGCGCCGGAGGCGCGGCCTATTCGCCGGCCCTGACCGACTACGTCTTCATGGTCCGCGAAACGGCGCAGATGTTCATCACCGGACCCGACGTGGTGCAGGCGGTGACCGGCGAGAAGATCACCCACAACGGTCTCGGCGGGGCCGACGTCCACGCCACGACGTCGGGTGTCTGCCACTTCGCCTACGACGACGAGGCGGACTGCCTGGAGGACGTGCGCTTCCTCATCGCGCTCCTGCCGTCCCACAACCGCGAGCTGCCGCCCGCGGTGCCCTGCGACGACCCCGCCGACCGGCGCACCGACCGCCTCACCGATCTCGTGCCGGCCGACCCGGGCCGCAGCTACGACATCCGCGCGGTGATCGAGGAGATCGTCGACGACGGCGAGACCTTCGAGGTCCACGAGGCGTGGGCGCCCAACGTCGTGTGCACCCTGGCCCGCCTCGACGGCCGGACGGTCGGCATCGTCGCCAACCAGCCCGCGGCCCTCGCCGGAGTGCTGGACATCCACGCGAGCGAGAAGGCCGCGCGGTTCGTCTCCACCTGCGACTCCTTCAACATCCCGCTCGTCACCCTGGTGGACGTCCCCGGCTTCCTGCCCGGCGTCGACCAGGAGCACAACGGCATCATCCGGCACGGTGCCAAGCTCCTGCACGCGTACTGCAACGCGACCGTGCCCCGGATCTCCCTCGTCCTGCGCAAGGCGTACGGCGGCGCGTACATCGTCATGGACTCGCGCTCCATCGGGGCCGATCTCGCCTTCGCCTGGCCCACCAACGAGATCGCCGTGATGGGCGCGGAGGGCGCGGCCAACGTCATCTTCCGCCGCGAGATCGCCGCGTCGGACGACCCCGCGGCGGTACGCGCCCGACGCGTCGACGAGTACAGGACCGAGCTCATGCACCCCTACTTCGCGGCGGAGCGCGGCCTGGTGGACGACGTCATCGATCCCGGAGACACCCGTCGCATCCTCATTAGCTCACTCGCGATGCTGCGCTCGAAACGCGCCGAAGTGCCGTCGCGAAAGCACGGGAATGTCCCGACATAG
- a CDS encoding AfsR/SARP family transcriptional regulator: protein MEINVLGPLTARENGVSVVPTAAKPRQILSLLALQSDRVVTVATLMEEIWGEDIPRSAATTLQTYILQLRRKIAAALDGDPSRHAKDVLVTQHGGYLLQVQPGQVDAHEFTRITASGRAAHEAGDYLAASRLLGQALKMWRGSALVDVRVGTVLELEVLRVEEDRMAALERRIDADLLLGRHTEIVPELRVLVARHPMHENFCAQLMTALHRSGSAWRALEAYQRLRVTLVDELGLEPSARLQQLHQAVLSADPALDVHAPVTG, encoded by the coding sequence ATGGAGATCAATGTCCTGGGACCATTGACGGCCCGTGAGAACGGAGTGTCCGTCGTACCGACCGCCGCCAAACCGCGCCAGATCCTTTCCCTGCTCGCCCTCCAGTCCGACCGGGTCGTGACGGTGGCGACGCTGATGGAGGAGATCTGGGGCGAGGACATCCCGCGCAGCGCGGCCACCACTCTGCAGACGTACATCCTCCAGCTGCGCCGCAAGATCGCCGCGGCGCTCGACGGCGACCCGTCACGCCACGCCAAGGACGTGCTGGTCACGCAGCACGGCGGCTACCTTCTCCAGGTGCAGCCGGGCCAGGTCGACGCGCACGAGTTCACCCGCATCACCGCGTCGGGCCGGGCCGCGCACGAGGCGGGGGACTACCTCGCGGCCTCACGACTCCTGGGCCAGGCACTGAAGATGTGGCGGGGCTCCGCACTCGTCGACGTACGCGTCGGCACCGTGCTCGAGCTCGAGGTGCTCCGCGTGGAGGAGGACCGGATGGCCGCTCTGGAGAGGCGGATCGACGCCGATCTGCTGCTCGGTCGGCACACGGAGATCGTGCCGGAGCTGCGTGTCCTGGTCGCCCGGCACCCGATGCACGAGAACTTCTGCGCCCAGCTGATGACCGCACTGCACCGGTCGGGCAGCGCCTGGCGGGCGCTCGAGGCCTACCAGCGGCTGCGGGTGACCCTCGTCGACGAGCTGGGACTGGAGCCCTCGGCCCGGTTGCAGCAGCTCCATCAGGCGGTGCTGTCCGCCGATCCGGCCCTGGACGTCCACGCGCCCGTGACCGGCTGA
- a CDS encoding TOMM precursor leader peptide-binding protein gives MNISGGRTTELPVGFKRHLRVEAIEGDAVYLLSERGTTALQGREVQQLAALLDGTRTLAAVLREAAATVAPETAARMIAELARADLVGYHDPATDASTEAYWETAGLHGPRAAASFRETPVALVHLGRGDHAAARAECLVAGLRMAGPGEEDSAELSLVLCDDYLDPRLAEIDARHRAAGRAWLLAKPSGAETWVGPVFAGGDDACWECLAHRLRGHRSSTAPVRQALGLRGMVPVPEASFATVRALGLHTAVLEATKWVAGMRYEGQRSVCTLDTRTLATHRHPVTRRPQCPTCGDSELVARQVNRPFTPRSSPKYRTVGGNHRSQSAETVLSRYRHLADRVTGVVSELRPASGSPDGLNRYVAGRNLALGDSRSLAGLRGGLRGQSGGKGTTPQEAEVGALCEALERYCGTRQGDEPTVRDTLAGLGDAALHPNLCQLFADRQFQERHRWNPRHARFQQIPPPFDPQAPADWTPVWSLTSGTQRMLPTSMLYFGPGPDGVTATPWADSNGNAAGSSPEDAVVQGFLELVERDAVALWWYNRTRRPAVDLDAFDEPWLARTRQTYERLRRDVWVLDLTSDFGIPVMAAMSRRTDGPAQGISFGFGAHFDPRLALRRAVTEMAQLLPPEGDSTEFLSADPDLSAWWQGATVENQPYVRADPAEAPRTPGSYSFPVQTDLRVEVELAETLVRAHGMEMLILDQTRPDVGLPVVKVIIPGMRHFWARFAPGRLFDTPVELGLLARPLPYEELNPIPLFV, from the coding sequence ATGAACATATCCGGGGGGAGAACCACCGAACTGCCGGTGGGGTTCAAGAGACACCTGCGGGTGGAGGCGATCGAAGGGGACGCCGTCTACCTGCTGTCGGAGCGGGGCACAACGGCCTTGCAGGGCCGTGAGGTTCAGCAGCTCGCGGCCCTGCTGGACGGGACCCGCACCCTGGCGGCCGTCCTGCGGGAGGCGGCGGCGACCGTGGCACCGGAAACCGCGGCCCGCATGATCGCCGAACTCGCCCGGGCCGACCTGGTCGGCTATCACGACCCGGCCACCGACGCCTCGACGGAGGCGTACTGGGAGACCGCCGGCCTGCACGGGCCCCGCGCCGCCGCCTCCTTCCGGGAGACGCCGGTGGCGCTCGTGCACCTCGGCAGGGGGGATCACGCGGCGGCCCGGGCCGAGTGCCTGGTCGCGGGCCTGCGGATGGCCGGCCCCGGCGAGGAGGACTCGGCAGAACTGTCGCTCGTCCTGTGCGACGACTACCTGGACCCCCGCCTCGCCGAGATCGATGCCCGGCACCGGGCCGCGGGCCGCGCCTGGCTGCTGGCCAAGCCGAGCGGCGCGGAGACCTGGGTGGGTCCGGTGTTCGCAGGCGGGGACGACGCGTGCTGGGAGTGCCTGGCGCACCGCCTGCGCGGCCACCGGTCGTCCACGGCTCCGGTCCGCCAAGCCCTGGGCCTCAGGGGAATGGTGCCCGTCCCCGAGGCCTCGTTCGCCACCGTGCGCGCCCTGGGCCTGCACACCGCGGTGCTCGAGGCGACGAAGTGGGTGGCCGGCATGCGGTACGAGGGCCAGCGCTCCGTCTGCACGCTGGACACCCGCACCCTCGCGACCCACCGGCATCCGGTGACCCGCCGCCCGCAGTGCCCCACGTGCGGGGATTCGGAGCTCGTCGCACGGCAGGTGAACAGGCCCTTCACGCCGCGCTCCAGCCCCAAGTACCGCACGGTGGGCGGCAATCACCGGTCACAGAGCGCGGAGACGGTGCTGTCCCGCTACCGGCATCTGGCCGACCGGGTCACCGGCGTCGTGTCCGAGCTCCGGCCGGCCTCCGGCTCGCCGGACGGACTGAACCGGTACGTCGCCGGGCGCAATCTGGCACTCGGCGACAGCCGTTCCCTGGCCGGGCTGCGCGGCGGCCTGCGCGGCCAGAGCGGGGGCAAGGGGACCACGCCGCAGGAGGCGGAGGTCGGCGCGCTGTGCGAGGCGCTGGAACGCTATTGCGGTACCCGGCAGGGCGACGAGCCCACGGTGCGCGACACCCTCGCCGGGCTGGGCGACGCCGCTCTGCATCCCAACCTCTGTCAGCTGTTCGCCGACCGGCAGTTCCAGGAGCGGCACCGGTGGAATCCGCGGCACGCGCGGTTCCAGCAGATCCCGCCGCCGTTCGACCCGCAGGCTCCGGCCGACTGGACGCCGGTGTGGTCGCTCACCTCGGGCACGCAGCGGATGCTGCCCACGTCGATGCTGTACTTCGGGCCCGGGCCCGACGGTGTGACGGCCACGCCGTGGGCCGACTCCAACGGCAACGCGGCGGGCAGCAGTCCCGAGGACGCCGTCGTCCAGGGCTTCCTGGAACTGGTGGAACGGGACGCGGTGGCGCTGTGGTGGTACAACCGCACCCGCCGGCCCGCGGTGGACCTCGACGCGTTCGATGAGCCATGGCTGGCGCGCACCCGGCAGACGTACGAACGGCTCCGCCGTGACGTCTGGGTGCTCGACCTCACCTCGGACTTCGGCATTCCGGTCATGGCGGCCATGTCCCGGAGGACGGACGGGCCGGCCCAGGGCATCTCGTTCGGATTCGGGGCTCATTTCGATCCCCGGCTCGCTCTGCGGCGGGCGGTCACGGAAATGGCCCAACTGCTGCCTCCGGAGGGGGACTCGACTGAATTCCTGTCAGCAGATCCTGATCTATCTGCCTGGTGGCAGGGGGCGACGGTGGAAAATCAGCCATACGTCCGCGCGGATCCAGCCGAAGCTCCACGGACCCCCGGCTCCTATTCCTTTCCGGTCCAAACAGACCTGCGGGTCGAGGTCGAGTTGGCCGAAACCCTCGTACGTGCTCACGGCATGGAAATGTTGATCCTCGATCAAACACGCCCCGACGTGGGACTTCCCGTAGTGAAGGTGATCATTCCGGGAATGCGGCACTTCTGGGCGCGCTTCGCCCCGGGCCGTCTCTTCGACACACCGGTGGAGCTCGGGCTCCTCGCCCGCCCTCTTCCGTACGAGGAACTGAACCCAATTCCCCTATTCGTCTGA